Within Ovis aries strain OAR_USU_Benz2616 breed Rambouillet chromosome 3, ARS-UI_Ramb_v3.0, whole genome shotgun sequence, the genomic segment TACAGTTGGAACTGATTATTGAATCAAAAGTTCTAAGCACCTTATCATGGCGTATCATTATTGATGTCTTAGAACCCAGGGCAGACAGGATGCCAGCTATTTCCACAGCGATGTAACCAGCACCAACAATGACACTGCGGCGAGGCAACTCTTCCAGCTGAAAAAACCCATCGCTGGTTATTCCTAGGCTGGCACCGGGGATCTGGCTCTCCTGAGGAACCGAGGGCACGCCGCCTGTGGCGATCAGGATGTGAGGAGCGGTGTATTTTTTCCCATTGACCTCCACTGTGGGCTGGGGATCGCACGTGAAAGCTGCATGGCCATGGATGATGTCTATGTGAGACTTGGTTAGATTATTTTGATAGATGGTGTTCAGGCGGCTCACATAGGCATCCCGCTTTTCCTTTATAATCCGCCAATTGAATTTACTTTCACAACTTTGAAAGCCATAATCAACGTGGTCATGCATGAACTCAGAGTGGACAGCAGTGTTCCACATTACCTTTTTAGGTACACATCCGACATTCACGCATGTGCCGCCCAACTTGTGTCTCTCCACCACAGCCGCCCGGGCGCCCAGCTCCGCCGCCCGGCGCGCGCTGGCCAGTCCGCCCGAGCCACCGCCGATCACCAGGTAGTCGTAAGAGATCTCGGCGCTGGCGCTGAGTGGCGGGCACGGCGGCTGCGGCTCCTGCTTGCACGCCATGGCGCGGGAGAAGGCGCGGGCTGGCCCGGCCGGAGGTGGCGCGGAGGTGAGGAAGGCGCGCGCCACCCGCAGCCAGCCGTGCCCCTCGCTCGCGATTAGAGTCCGGGCCAGCAGGGCCATGCGCGCGGAAGTGCGCGCCTTGGGGGTGCGGCCCGGGGCGGGCCCAGGGAAGGGCGGCGGGGGCGTGCGGGCCCCGGGGCCcaatcctttattttttaatggggtTAATGAATGGTATGTCAGAAAAATGTTTCGGAATTCAGAAGGCAGTTTATTCATTCCACACGCTTACTGAGCCTTCACTGTGCATTAGAAGCTAGAAGTATGATACGGCACTGGGCAAGATTCCTGCCTTTATATAGCCCACAAGGGCTCTCCTACATGGGGAAATGAAGGCAGAGAGACATTACATTGAGTTGAGTCAATAATGGTTGATTCGGGAACCAGGAAGTCGTCTTGGCTCTGCCATCACAAATGAAGCTGAAGATCTGTATGATTTGTCACGTTTCTGGTAGAAGTGGCCCTGCATTTTAAAGGGAACTGCATTTCAACATAAAAAGGCTGCTTATTGTTGACCTAGTAATTTGACCCCTACAATTTATACTAGGGATTTACCTtg encodes:
- the LOC101117153 gene encoding glutathione reductase-like, encoding MALLARTLIASEGHGWLRVARAFLTSAPPPAGPARAFSRAMACKQEPQPPCPPLSASAEISYDYLVIGGGSGGLASARRAAELGARAAVVERHKLGGTCVNVGCVPKKVMWNTAVHSEFMHDHVDYGFQSCESKFNWRIIKEKRDAYVSRLNTIYQNNLTKSHIDIIHGHAAFTCDPQPTVEVNGKKYTAPHILIATGGVPSVPQESQIPGASLGITSDGFFQLEELPRRSVIVGAGYIAVEIAGILSALGSKTSIMIRHDKVLRTFDSIISSNCTEELENAGIEVLKYSQVREVKKTSSGLELRMVTSIPGRKPTFTIADVDCLLWAIGRDPNSWGLNLNKLGIQTDDKGHIIVDEFQNTNVKGVYAVGDVCGKALLTPVAIAAGRKLAHRLFECKEDSKLDYDNIPTVVFSHPPIGTVGLTEDEAIYKYGKENVKTYSTTFTPMYHAVTKRKTKCVMKMVCANKEEKVVGIHMQGIGCDEMLQGFAVAVKMGATKSDFDNTVAIHPTSSEELVTLR